One genomic window of Verrucomicrobiia bacterium includes the following:
- a CDS encoding FkbM family methyltransferase, with amino-acid sequence MTPTLPRETPSYVPRSGWRYALAGLRYWLAMANPWVPFPTARAPRVGLEFWIHKRDAVGREIFKTALYEPEITAFLIREFREGGGRFIDVGANLGYYSCLFSRMAGPGGRVLAFEPEPDNHALLLRNLHRNGAGNVMPRACALGEKDGTALMGRHTRSNRGRHSMLTARPGVGIDVPVRRLDGVLTEEGWASEPVRCLKIDVEGYELVAMAGAQEALSRTEWLLMEWSPGLMDPDPRPAEVLEERVGRHFRRCYRLDRERLSPLDAAERAALDRQTNLLWSR; translated from the coding sequence GTGACACCGACGCTGCCAAGGGAGACGCCGTCGTACGTTCCGAGGTCGGGTTGGCGCTATGCGCTGGCGGGGTTGCGATACTGGCTGGCGATGGCGAACCCCTGGGTGCCGTTTCCGACGGCGCGGGCGCCGCGGGTGGGGTTGGAGTTCTGGATCCACAAGCGGGATGCGGTGGGCCGGGAGATTTTCAAGACCGCGCTGTACGAGCCGGAGATCACGGCGTTCCTGATCCGGGAATTCCGGGAAGGCGGGGGGCGTTTCATCGATGTGGGGGCGAACCTCGGGTACTACAGCTGCCTGTTTTCGAGGATGGCGGGACCGGGCGGGCGGGTGCTGGCCTTCGAACCGGAGCCGGACAACCACGCGCTGCTGCTGCGGAACCTGCACCGGAACGGGGCCGGAAATGTGATGCCGCGGGCGTGCGCGCTGGGGGAGAAGGACGGGACGGCGCTCATGGGGCGGCACACGCGGAGCAACCGGGGGCGGCACTCGATGCTGACCGCCCGGCCGGGAGTGGGGATTGACGTGCCGGTACGGCGCCTGGACGGCGTGCTGACCGAGGAGGGTTGGGCGTCGGAACCGGTGCGGTGCCTGAAGATCGACGTCGAGGGGTACGAGCTGGTGGCGATGGCGGGGGCCCAGGAGGCGCTGTCCCGGACGGAATGGCTGTTGATGGAATGGTCGCCGGGCCTGATGGATCCGGACCCCCGGCCGGCGGAGGTGCTGGAGGAACGGGTGGGGCGCCATTTCCGGCGCTGTTATCGATTGGACCGGGAACGGCTGAGCCCGCTGGATGCGGCGGAGCGGGCGGCGTTGGACCGGCAGACGAATCTGCTGTGGTCCAGGTAG
- a CDS encoding FkbM family methyltransferase, translating into MKLRWWERLLGKKARLWRLARDVRAYYGGLPPDRVSEEEREVLGYLETRGIDILPYRFQDEYPAEGPEVFEDASVGLHYMMWDGRRLYHRPTRRPERVRRYFRGLQIEQDPRSPHRYLDAEFDVEPGDTVLDVGAAEGNFGLSVVERAGRVVLFEPSPVWAGPLAATFAPWKDKVRIVGRAVSDERSGGTVRLDDAVGEGERVDFIKIDVEGNEERVLRGAAGLIGRQERMRIAVCTYHRQDDAGRLSGMLEGMGFRVRFTPGYLLYHHGRGNELRPPYLRRAVLRASRG; encoded by the coding sequence ATGAAACTGCGATGGTGGGAACGGTTGCTGGGGAAGAAGGCGCGTTTGTGGCGGCTGGCGCGGGACGTGCGGGCGTATTACGGGGGACTGCCGCCGGACCGGGTTTCCGAGGAGGAACGCGAGGTGCTGGGCTATCTCGAGACGCGGGGGATCGACATTCTTCCCTACCGATTCCAGGACGAGTACCCGGCGGAGGGACCGGAGGTGTTCGAGGATGCGTCGGTGGGGTTGCATTACATGATGTGGGACGGGCGCCGGTTGTATCATCGGCCGACGCGGCGGCCGGAGCGGGTCCGAAGGTACTTCCGGGGATTGCAGATCGAGCAGGATCCGAGGTCGCCGCACCGGTATCTGGATGCAGAATTTGATGTCGAACCGGGGGACACGGTGCTGGACGTGGGGGCGGCGGAGGGGAATTTCGGGTTGAGCGTGGTGGAACGGGCGGGACGGGTGGTGCTGTTCGAGCCTTCGCCGGTCTGGGCGGGGCCGTTGGCGGCGACGTTTGCTCCTTGGAAGGACAAGGTGCGGATCGTGGGGCGGGCGGTGTCGGATGAACGTTCCGGCGGGACGGTCCGGCTGGACGACGCGGTGGGGGAGGGAGAGCGGGTGGACTTCATCAAGATCGACGTCGAGGGGAACGAGGAGCGGGTGCTGCGCGGGGCGGCGGGGTTGATCGGGCGGCAGGAGCGGATGCGGATTGCGGTGTGCACGTATCATCGGCAGGACGATGCCGGGCGGTTGTCCGGGATGCTTGAGGGGATGGGGTTCCGGGTGCGGTTCACGCCCGGCTACCTGCTGTACCATCACGGGCGCGGGAACGAGTTGCGTCCGCCGTACCTGCGTCGGGCGGTGCTGCGGGCGAGCCGGGGATGA
- a CDS encoding VCBS repeat-containing protein has translation MPRWFGPCGLGVAIAGGALLSAPAANRTAPPAASFTWAPLPNPPPAQTGFTLLCARSIGIDGTNQLSPARYGARRNLMNGAGVALADFDGDGWCDIFVCHKQGGSALYRNLGGWRFTNITAQAGVALPHLVATGAVAADVNGDGWPDLYVTSFLGPDALLINLGNGRFTNVTAAAGLITSGGNTSAAFADLDGDGDLDLYLGRFGIEAIRGDGARLVFRTVGGRPQVTGPNAHRLRIEKGQLIELGEADIVFLNDGQGRFTPAPWNVHFLDEDGRPMASAPQDFTLAVQIRDFNGDGNPDIYTCGDFQTPDRLWLGDGRGTFRAIPRLALRNMSYASMGIDAADLDRDGHLDFVVVEMLSRDHTRHAAQASPMEPVVRPPGDFLARPEFPRNTLQWNRGDGTYAEIAWFSGVAMSDWSWTPIFLDVDLDGFEDLLVSNGHPHDLNDLDINARRANEPARRAQETARNILLDYPPLTPPNAAWRNLGNLRFANHSQAWRFDSLRITHGMALADLDNDGDLDLVANTWNDSPLIYRNDATAPRVAVRLRGIPPNTQGFGARVRLQGGPVPVQEQEVRSGARYLSSDQPQIAFATGTASHLEIEVLWRSGRHSRVAGVRPQRLYEIHEAGAQPQPQPQPAPAPPSLSQPLFHSLPLPSAFTHHESEFDDFVTQPLLPHRLSRLGPPLAWIARPQGGLLVLGGARGGTLAALRFDGGRPVPEPIPAPDPLPDDITSLLALELIPGRVSLFAGLARLETSDPDLPSVLRFDHHGSRWEPGPSLPAHPATTGPMATADLDGDGQPDLVVTGRFLPHHYPRPTDTRVFLNRDGQLVFDPVRSAPLREVGLVTGIALADFDGDGLVDLALACEWGPIRIFLQRGPTFVEATRERGLAPFHGLWQSLAAADLDGDGRIDLVAGNWGLNSAHQRSPDGPWELVFGDFTGSGATAIIEARFDATLQAMVPIRPRNRLARDLPWLPALFPSHREFARASVPDLLVPAKAPVHRLRATTLASAVFLNLPAGFLHRPLPDPAQWSPMMSVVAADLDGDGLPDLACAQNWFATRDEDDRLDAGRALLLRNRGDGTFTPLSAAESGLVVWGDQRAILTADLDADGHPDLVVSQNAGPPVAFRRTPVPSGP, from the coding sequence ATGCCCCGTTGGTTCGGTCCATGTGGCCTTGGCGTTGCCATCGCTGGGGGAGCCCTGCTGTCTGCTCCTGCGGCCAACCGCACCGCCCCTCCCGCTGCCAGCTTCACCTGGGCACCCCTCCCGAATCCTCCCCCAGCCCAAACCGGCTTCACCCTCCTCTGCGCCAGGTCCATCGGCATCGATGGTACCAACCAACTCTCCCCAGCCCGTTACGGCGCCCGACGGAATCTCATGAACGGTGCGGGGGTCGCCCTGGCCGACTTCGACGGCGATGGCTGGTGCGACATCTTCGTGTGCCACAAACAAGGCGGCAGCGCCCTGTACCGCAACCTCGGCGGCTGGCGCTTCACCAATATCACCGCCCAGGCTGGCGTCGCCCTCCCCCACCTCGTCGCCACCGGCGCCGTGGCGGCCGATGTCAATGGCGACGGATGGCCCGATCTCTACGTCACCTCCTTCCTCGGACCCGATGCCCTGCTGATCAACCTCGGCAACGGCCGGTTTACCAATGTCACCGCCGCCGCCGGTCTCATCACCTCCGGCGGCAATACTTCGGCGGCCTTCGCCGACCTCGATGGCGACGGCGACCTCGATCTCTACCTCGGTCGCTTCGGCATCGAAGCCATCCGCGGCGACGGCGCCCGGCTCGTCTTCCGCACGGTCGGTGGACGCCCCCAGGTCACAGGCCCTAATGCCCACCGGCTCCGGATCGAAAAAGGGCAGCTCATCGAACTCGGCGAAGCAGACATCGTCTTCCTGAACGATGGCCAGGGACGGTTCACCCCCGCCCCGTGGAACGTCCACTTTCTCGACGAGGACGGTCGCCCGATGGCCTCGGCACCCCAGGACTTCACCCTCGCGGTTCAGATTCGCGACTTCAATGGCGACGGTAATCCCGACATCTACACCTGCGGTGACTTTCAAACCCCCGACCGTCTCTGGCTCGGCGATGGCCGCGGCACCTTCCGCGCCATACCCCGTCTGGCGCTCCGCAACATGAGTTACGCCTCGATGGGCATCGACGCCGCCGACCTCGACCGCGACGGCCACCTCGACTTCGTCGTCGTCGAGATGCTCAGCCGCGACCACACCCGGCACGCCGCCCAGGCCAGCCCCATGGAACCCGTCGTCCGGCCCCCCGGCGATTTTCTGGCCCGACCCGAGTTTCCCAGGAACACCCTCCAGTGGAATCGTGGCGACGGCACCTACGCCGAAATCGCCTGGTTCTCCGGTGTGGCCATGTCGGACTGGTCCTGGACGCCGATCTTCCTCGATGTGGATCTCGACGGCTTCGAGGATCTCCTGGTCTCCAACGGGCATCCCCACGATCTCAACGATCTCGATATCAACGCCCGGCGTGCCAACGAACCGGCCCGGCGCGCCCAGGAGACCGCCCGCAACATCCTCCTCGACTACCCACCCCTCACCCCTCCCAACGCCGCCTGGCGCAACCTCGGAAATCTCCGCTTCGCCAACCATTCCCAAGCCTGGCGCTTCGACTCCCTCCGCATCACCCATGGCATGGCCCTCGCCGATCTCGACAACGACGGCGACCTCGACCTCGTCGCCAATACCTGGAACGACAGTCCCCTCATCTACCGCAACGACGCCACCGCACCCAGGGTCGCCGTCCGTCTCCGCGGTATTCCCCCCAACACCCAGGGCTTCGGCGCCCGAGTGCGACTCCAGGGCGGTCCCGTCCCCGTCCAGGAACAGGAAGTCCGGTCCGGCGCCCGTTACCTGTCGTCCGACCAGCCCCAGATCGCCTTCGCCACCGGCACCGCCTCCCATCTCGAAATCGAGGTGCTCTGGCGCTCCGGCCGCCACTCCCGCGTCGCCGGAGTCCGGCCTCAACGCCTCTACGAAATCCATGAAGCCGGGGCCCAACCCCAACCCCAACCCCAACCCGCCCCCGCCCCGCCGTCCCTCTCCCAACCGCTCTTCCACTCCCTCCCCCTGCCCTCCGCATTCACCCACCACGAATCCGAGTTCGACGACTTCGTCACCCAGCCCCTCCTTCCCCACCGGCTCAGCCGTCTCGGTCCGCCCCTCGCTTGGATCGCCCGTCCTCAAGGCGGGCTCCTGGTTCTTGGCGGCGCGCGGGGCGGCACACTCGCCGCCCTCCGATTCGATGGAGGCCGTCCCGTACCGGAACCCATCCCCGCACCCGACCCCCTCCCCGACGACATCACCAGCCTGCTCGCCCTTGAACTCATCCCGGGCCGCGTTTCCCTCTTCGCCGGCCTCGCCCGGCTCGAAACCTCCGACCCCGACCTCCCGTCCGTCCTCCGCTTCGACCACCACGGCTCCCGCTGGGAACCCGGCCCCTCCCTCCCCGCCCATCCCGCCACCACCGGCCCCATGGCCACGGCCGATCTCGATGGGGATGGCCAACCCGACCTCGTCGTCACCGGCCGCTTCCTCCCCCACCACTACCCACGCCCCACCGACACCCGCGTCTTCCTCAACCGCGACGGCCAGCTCGTCTTCGACCCCGTACGGTCCGCCCCCCTCCGCGAGGTCGGGCTGGTGACGGGCATCGCCCTGGCGGATTTCGATGGCGATGGCCTCGTCGATCTCGCCCTGGCCTGCGAATGGGGCCCCATCCGCATCTTCCTCCAGCGCGGCCCGACCTTCGTCGAAGCCACCCGCGAACGCGGCCTCGCACCTTTCCACGGACTCTGGCAGTCCCTCGCCGCCGCCGACCTCGATGGCGACGGCCGCATCGACCTGGTCGCCGGCAACTGGGGCCTCAACTCCGCCCACCAACGCTCCCCCGACGGACCCTGGGAACTCGTCTTCGGCGATTTCACCGGCTCCGGCGCCACCGCCATCATCGAGGCCCGCTTCGATGCCACCCTCCAGGCCATGGTTCCGATCCGGCCCCGCAACCGCCTCGCCCGCGATCTCCCATGGCTCCCCGCCCTCTTCCCCTCCCATCGCGAATTCGCCCGCGCTTCGGTCCCCGATCTGCTCGTCCCCGCCAAGGCCCCCGTCCACCGCCTGCGCGCCACCACCCTCGCCTCGGCGGTCTTCCTCAACCTCCCTGCCGGCTTCCTGCACCGGCCCCTGCCCGATCCCGCCCAATGGAGCCCCATGATGTCGGTCGTGGCCGCCGACCTCGATGGCGACGGCCTCCCCGATCTCGCCTGCGCCCAGAATTGGTTCGCCACCCGCGACGAAGACGACCGCCTCGATGCCGGTCGCGCGCTGCTGCTCCGCAATCGCGGCGACGGCACCTTCACCCCCCTTTCCGCCGCCGAATCCGGACTGGTCGTCTGGGGCGATCAACGCGCCATCCTCACCGCCGACCTCGATGCCGACGGCCACCCCGATCTCGTCGTCTCCCAAAACGCCGGCCCCCCGGTCGCCTTCCGACGCACTCCCGTTCCGTCAGGCCCCTGA
- a CDS encoding glycosyltransferase family 2 protein, whose translation MKEDEMGLELSIVLVNYRGWRRLGRCLEALGGLGELPFRWEAVVVDNGSGDGQLEAFRRRFPWCAFHESPGNWGFAHGCNVGAGKAAGRHLLFLNPDTEVDAAALERLWELAGRHPEYGVVSCGQRDDRGRDTRPYGEFPSLTNLTGLHRWVRRLWCGRGAGGIEGGRGEGGDGMIFPDWVSGSLVWMRREVFEGLGGWCEDYWLYFEDVDLCRRVREAGGRVALATGVEIRHNHGGATRSNERIKALTKWEVRISRHVYMQRHFSGWRRGMAQALLVTASLAGHLVTGMAGVLLGFVPAMRVRARIAGHMLGYYAGALRRGTWLSPRSPTARRAGWGRGWADRPSSPASGA comes from the coding sequence ATGAAGGAGGATGAGATGGGTCTGGAGCTGTCGATCGTGCTGGTGAACTACCGGGGCTGGCGGCGGTTGGGCCGGTGCCTGGAGGCGCTGGGCGGGCTGGGGGAACTGCCGTTCCGCTGGGAGGCGGTGGTGGTGGACAACGGGTCCGGGGACGGGCAACTGGAGGCCTTCCGGCGGCGATTTCCTTGGTGTGCGTTCCATGAGAGCCCGGGGAACTGGGGTTTTGCGCACGGCTGCAATGTGGGGGCGGGGAAGGCGGCGGGGCGGCACCTGTTGTTTCTGAACCCGGACACCGAGGTGGATGCGGCGGCTCTGGAGCGGTTGTGGGAGCTGGCCGGGAGACATCCGGAGTACGGGGTGGTTTCGTGCGGGCAACGGGACGACCGTGGCCGCGACACCCGGCCGTACGGGGAGTTTCCATCGCTGACGAATCTCACCGGGTTGCATCGGTGGGTGCGGCGGTTGTGGTGCGGCCGAGGGGCGGGTGGCATTGAGGGCGGGAGGGGGGAGGGGGGAGACGGGATGATCTTTCCGGACTGGGTATCGGGATCCCTGGTCTGGATGCGACGGGAGGTGTTTGAGGGATTGGGCGGCTGGTGCGAGGACTACTGGCTGTACTTCGAGGATGTGGATCTGTGCCGGCGGGTGCGGGAGGCGGGGGGCCGGGTGGCGTTGGCGACGGGCGTGGAGATCCGGCACAACCACGGGGGGGCGACGAGGTCGAATGAACGGATCAAGGCGTTGACGAAGTGGGAGGTGCGGATTTCGCGGCATGTGTATATGCAGCGGCATTTTTCGGGGTGGCGCCGGGGGATGGCCCAGGCGTTGCTGGTGACCGCGTCGCTGGCGGGTCACCTGGTGACGGGGATGGCGGGTGTGTTGCTGGGGTTTGTGCCGGCGATGCGGGTCCGGGCGCGGATTGCGGGGCACATGCTGGGGTATTACGCGGGGGCGTTGCGGCGGGGGACGTGGTTGAGTCCGCGATCCCCGACGGCGCGGCGTGCGGGATGGGGGAGGGGATGGGCGGACCGGCCTTCGTCGCCGGCATCAGGGGCCTGA